A region from the Triticum aestivum cultivar Chinese Spring chromosome 3D, IWGSC CS RefSeq v2.1, whole genome shotgun sequence genome encodes:
- the LOC123074928 gene encoding LOB domain-containing protein 15, producing MSTERERLDEIGKKIKREPDPAAAIAGVVVAVSPTEHHGPRRLGLVGPGIGGAANIATPCAACKLLRRRCAHECPFAPYFSPHEPHKFAAVHKVFGASNVSKMLLEVPEAERADAASSLVYEANLRLRDPVYGCMGAISMLQQQVNALEAELQAVRAEIFKHRYRQAGVGVGVANLIVDDDVSAAAAGGFMAPATSLVHTADVVSVAEAGQEVAVMPSTATATAYAAGQPSSTDYSSLDTSEHDAYFG from the exons ATGTCCACGGAGAG GGAGAGACTCGACGAGATCGGTAAGAAGATCAAGCGagagccggaccccgccgccgccatcgcggGCGTAGTAGTCGCCGTCTCACCGACCGAGCACCACGGCCCTCGCCGCCTAGGCCTCGTTGGCCCAGGCATCGGCGGCGCCGCGAACATAGCGACCCCGTGCGCCGCGTGCAAGCTCCTCCGCCGGCGCTGCGCGCACGAGTGCCCCTTCGCCCCCTACTTCTCCCCGCACGAGCCCCACAAGTTCGCCGCCGTCCACAAGGTCTTCGGCGCCAGCAACGTCTCCAAGATGCTCCTG GAGGTGCCCGAAGCGGAGAGAGCCGACGCGGCGAGCAGCCTGGTGTACGAGGCGAACCTGCGGCTGCGCGACCCGGTGTACGGCTGCATGGGCGCGATCTCCATGCTGCAGCAGCAGGTGAAcgcgctggaggccgagctgcagGCCGTCAGAGCCGAGATCTTCAAGCACAGGTACCGGCAggccggcgtcggcgtcggcgtggcAAACCTCATTGTCGACGACGACGTTAGTGCCGCTGCAGCCGGCGGCTTCATGGCTCCTGCCACGTCGCTGGTGCACACCGCTGACGTGGTGTCCGTGGCGGAGGCCGGCCAAGAAGTGGCCGTAATGCCGTcgacggccacggccacggcgtACGCTGCCGGACAGCCGTCGAGCACTGACTACAGCTCCCTCGACACAAGTGAGCATGATGCATACTTTGGTTGA